The Arvicola amphibius chromosome 11, mArvAmp1.2, whole genome shotgun sequence genomic interval AGGGCTGGGCTGGACTGGGTCATACTTTTTCTATTGAAACGGATGCAAACTTTACTAGCTTCTGGGGAGAGCAGGGGGCTTTGGGGATTCTTGGATTTGCTGGGCTGTAAACATTCTATGGGAAAGCGGCCCAGGAAGATCTGCTTAGCTTTCCACCTTCCACATTGAAGTGATGTTGGCTGCGTGCACAGATGTGTCAAGAAAGGAATCtaattttcccttccttctaaAGAATTTGCCTTGGAATTTAAAGTCCGCCTGTCTGTATGTGTCACAAATGTCTTTCTCTCACTTGAAACCAAGGAATGAATCTTTGGGATTCGTTGCAAAACAGAATATCGGATTGGATGTTGGGGTAAGGGGTGGGGCCTGCTGTGGCCTGGGACTGATTGGATGGTGGGGAAAGGGGTGGGGCCTGCTGTGGCCTGGGACTAGGTATCCCTGGCTGAGGCTTGCTCTTTCCAGGAATGCCTATTTCCCATGTACCAAAGATCTCCAGGGATGTAAGTCTGGCGTGCTAGTCTGTGCATCATTCCGTCCCCACTTCCAAAAGCTGTATCACGCTTTCATctgttggaaggaaggaagaaaaagatgggaaaagaaaggaagaggtgaCACCGGAATTCCTCATTCTGTCTGCATCCTGCCTGCCTAAAAGCACTGCCTGGAGGGTAGGAAGACGACCATGGCCTAGCGGGTCTGTGGAATGAAAGTGCCCGTAAATCACAGTTTCACAACTAAGCACACAAAAGCTTGGGTCCCGTTCTTGGGTACCGATTTCAGTTTGATAAGCAGACACTGACACCCGAGAGGCAAATTGATAACCACTGCTTTACAACTTTCGCACCTATTGACCTGTGTGTACTCTAGGTCCATCACCTGGGGCTCTGGGTCTGTGGTACTGAAGGACTTGGTCTTCGCTTCTGTGGACCGACAAAGGGTGTCTGGTGGTTGGGAAAGAAAGGACTCTGTGACAAGCATATAGGGGATAATTGTAGATCATTTCAAGTGCCAGAAAGATGATAAGCCAAGGCCCTGCCACAGTGGCCCAGGAAGGCTGCTTTGGGTCAGGGTGGTCTGGGGTAGCCTACTGGAAGAGGTAATATCTGAGCATCAATGATTAGAGCCCATGCAcagcagggctgggggagggcagCCCAGACTTGCCACCACAAGGACATATTATTGGTTACACAGCCCGTTAAGGGGGAGCCCAGGGAAGCTGCCTTGACGGGGAGTACAGACTTCTGTCCTAGGCAGCAGCTGAGCTGAGGCGGGGGTCCGGTCTGGGTCTGGTTCCTTCCCAAGCAGTGTATGGTCCAGGCAGTGAGTCTGGAGGTGGCTGGGCGGCCGAACTGGACTCCCTAGCTGCctgccccctccttctctcttcctcttgggGACTGCCGAAGAGCACCGGGCTGATGTCCCGGTAAGTGAAActgactgtaatttttttttttttatctcgcAGACGATCTCTCGCACACTCCTCTCCGGAGACAGAAGTATTTGTTTGATGTGTCCACGCTCTCAGACAAAGAAGAGCTGGTGGGCGCAGAGCTGAGGCTTTATCGCCAGGTACCCCCAGCGCCCTCAGGGCCACCAACCCGACCGCTGCACGTGCAGCTCTTTCCCTGTCTGTCCCCTCTGTTGTTGGACGCCAGGACCCTGGATCTTCAGGAGCCAACTCAGACGGGCTGGGAAGTCTTCGACGTGTGGCAGGGCCTGCGCCCTCAGCCGTGGAAGCAGCTGTGCTTGGAGTTGCGGGCAGCCTGGGGCGAGTTGGACGCTGGGGATACCGAGGCACGAGCGAGTGGTCCCCAGCAGCCACCGCCTCCGGACCTGCGGAGTCTGGGCTTCGGACGGAGAATGCGGCCGCCCCAAGAGCGCGCCCTGCTCGTGGTGTTCACCAGATCCCAGCGCAAGAACCTGTTCGCCGAGATGCGAGAGCAGCTCGGCTCTGCCGAGGCAGCGGGAACCGAGGGGTCATGGCCAGCGCCGTCGGGTGCCCCAGACGCCGGGCCTTGGCTGCCCTCGCCCGGCCGCCGGCGGCGACGCACCGCTTTCGCCAGCCGCCACGGCAAGCGACACGGCAAGAAGTCCAGGCTGCGCTGCAGCAGAAAGCCCTTGCACGTGAATTTCAAGGAATTAGGCTGGGACGACTGGATTATCGCGCCCCTAGAGTACGAGGCCTATCACTGCGAGGGCGTGTGCGACTTTCCGCTGCGTTCGCATCTGGAGCCCACCAACCACGCTATCATCCAGACGCTGATGAACTCCATGGACCCGGGCTCCACCCCGCCCAGCTGCTGCGTTCCTACCAAATTGACTCCCATTAGCATCCTGTACATCGACTCGGGCAATAATGTGGTCTACAAGCAGTACGAGGACATGGTGGTGGAGTCCTGCGGCTGCAGGTAGCGGTGCCGTCCGCCGGCCGAGCCAGGGACCGTGGAGGGAGGCGTGACTGCTGAGGCGGAACAGGAGCTGGCCTGAAGAGGCCACGAGTCGGAGACATCATGGAAGTAGGAGCAGTGGGAGAGGAGGCAGCCCAGCCCTCCCAGAATCTTCCACTCGCCAACCCAGAAGCAGCTAAGGGTTTTTACACTTTGCCTGGCCACCCTGGAAAGACTAGACaaggattgttttctttttcttttctttattactatggctttgggttttgttgtgtCTCCTTGATTTTGATaggagatggaaggcagaggagagatgggTATCTGTTCCCAAATGTTccgtggatgggggtggggacaccAGAGGAAGAGCCAATCGCTTTTCTCTGCCATCTCGGACTTGTTGCCTCTTCCTGTGT includes:
- the Gdf6 gene encoding growth/differentiation factor 6; this translates as MDSPRVLLLAIFLISFFWDLPGFQQASIPSSSSTKLDSTKDVRSRKEGKMPRTPQESAEGQTPQEHQPRQSELRLPPQAQSQGQEPPGRGPRVVPHEYMLSIYRTYSIAEKLGINASFFQSSKSANTITSFVDRGLDDLSHTPLRRQKYLFDVSTLSDKEELVGAELRLYRQVPPAPSGPPTRPLHVQLFPCLSPLLLDARTLDLQEPTQTGWEVFDVWQGLRPQPWKQLCLELRAAWGELDAGDTEARASGPQQPPPPDLRSLGFGRRMRPPQERALLVVFTRSQRKNLFAEMREQLGSAEAAGTEGSWPAPSGAPDAGPWLPSPGRRRRRTAFASRHGKRHGKKSRLRCSRKPLHVNFKELGWDDWIIAPLEYEAYHCEGVCDFPLRSHLEPTNHAIIQTLMNSMDPGSTPPSCCVPTKLTPISILYIDSGNNVVYKQYEDMVVESCGCR